The proteins below come from a single Corylus avellana chromosome ca3, CavTom2PMs-1.0 genomic window:
- the LOC132174756 gene encoding probable copper-transporting ATPase HMA5, whose protein sequence is MLMAATKSLGLVSYICSRCCWGNSMAKSRPRGISTKENYKAGGRSSELAKAVFSVDGMTCSPSIGAIEEALRRLPGIREAVLDLLNNKVRVLYYPSSINEETIRETIEHAGFQATLINVDINERSTADQVCKIHINGMTCTSCSSTIESALQAIPGVQKAQVALATEEAEVHHNPKTVRHNQLLQAIEDAGFEAILISTGDDSISKIELKVDGLDTDDHTVGMIEKSLQSLPGVQEIVIYPELNKVSISYIPDMTGPRIFISVIESTGSSKAMLYPKGKGGREARRQEEVDQYYRFFLWSLVFTVPVFLTSMVLMYIPGINHVLDIKVVKMLSVGMLLRWELSTPVQFIIGRRFYTGAYKSLRHGSANMDVLIVLGTNAAYFYSVYSLSRAAYSKDFKGTDFFETSSMLISFILLGKYLEVLAKRKTSDAIAKLMDLTPETAILLALDDEGNVMSEQEIDSRLIQKNDAIKIIPGAKVAADGYVLWGESHVNESMITGEARPVGKRKGDMVIGGTVNENGVLYIQATRVGSESALSQIVRLVESAQMAKAPVQKFADSISKYFVPLVIMLSFSTWFAWFLAGKLHSYPKSWIPSSMSRFELALQFGISVMVIACPCALGLATPTAVMVGTGVGASQGVLIKGGQALESAHKV, encoded by the exons ATGCTCATGGCTGCTACAAAGTCTCTGGGGTTGGTGAGTTACATTTGCAGTAGATGTTGTTGGGGGAACTCAATGGCCAAGAGCCGGCCAAGAGGCATATCAACCAAAGAAAATTACAAGGCGGGGGGGAGGTCGTCGGAGCTGGCAAAGGCCGTCTTCTCGGTAGACGGAATGACATGCTCGCCCTCTATCGGAGCGATCGAGGAGGCACTCAGGCGGCTTCCAGGGATACGCGAGGCCGTGCTTGATCTTCTAAATAACAAAGTCCGAGTCCTTTACTACCCGAGTTCTATCAAC GAGGAAACGATACGTGAGACTATTGAACATGCTGGATTTCAAGCCACATTGATCAATGTTGACATAAATGAGAGATCCACTGCAGATCAAGTATGCAAAATACACATAAATGGAATGACCTGCACTTCTTGCTCCTCCACCATTGAATCAGCTCTCCAAGCAATTCCTGGAGTGCAGAAGGCCCAAGTGGCCTTAGCAACAGAAGAAGCAGAAGTACATCATAATCCCAAGACTGTGAGACATAATCAACTACTGCAAGCCATAGAAGATGCTGGATTTGAAGCCATACTTATCAGTACAGGGGATGATAGTATAAGTAAGATAGAGCTCAAAGTTGATGGTTTAGACACTGATGATCATACTGTGGGAATGATTGAAAAGTCTCTCCAATCACTCCCAGGGGTTCAAGAGATAGTAATATATCCTGAACTCAACAAAGTTTCCATTTCTTACATTCCAGATATGACAGGACCCAGAATTTTCATCAGTGTTATTGAGTCAACTGGGAGTTCTAAAGCAATGCTATATCCCAAAGGAAAAGGAGGAAGAGAAGCTCGTAGACAGGAGGAAGTTGATCAATATTACAGATTCTTTTTATGGAGTTTGGTTTTTACAGTTCCTGTGTTCTTAACATCTATGGTTCTGATGTATATCCCTGGAATCAACCATGTGTTAGACATAAAAGTAGTCAAAATGTTGAGTGTTGGTATGCTTTTGAGGTGGGAGCTTTCTACTCCAGTGCAGTTCATTATAGGCAGGAGATTCTACACTGGAGCCTATAAATCTTTGCGCCATGGTTCTGCAAATATGGATGTGTTGATTGTCTTGGGAACAAATGCAGCCTACTTCTACTCTGTCTACTCATTGTCAAGGGCTGCTTACTCTAAAGATTTCAAGGGCACAGATTTCTTTGAGACAAGCTCAATGCTTATTTCATTTATTCTGCTTGGGAAGTATTTAGAGGTTTTGGCTAAGAGAAAGACATCGGACGCCATTGCCAAGCTCATGGACTTGACACCTGAAACAGCAATATTGTTAGCTCTGGATGATGAAGGAAATGTGATGAGTGAGCAAGAGATTGATAGCCGGCTAATACAAAAGAATGACGCCATTAAAATCATCCCTGGTGCAAAAGTGGCTGCAGATGGTTATGTTCTGTGGGGGGAAAGCCATGTGAATGAGAGCATGATAACAGGAGAAGCACGGCCGGTGGGAAAAAGGAAGGGAGACATGGTGATTGGAGGAACTGTGAATGAGAATGGAGTGTTGTATATTCAAGCAACACGAGTAGGATCAGAGAGTGCTCTTTCACAGATTGTTCGACTTGTTGAATCTGCACAGATGGCTAAAGCTCCTGTGCAGAAGTTTGCTGACAGCATTTCCAAATATTTTGTGCCTCTG gtcattatgCTTTCATTTTCAACTTGGTTTGCCTGGTTTTTGGCTGGGAAGTTGCATAGCTACCCAAAATCCTGGATACCATCTTCCATGAGCAGGTTTGAGCTTGCACTTCAGTTTGGGATCTCTGTCATGGTCATAGCCTGCCCTTGTGCTCTAGGCCTAGCAACTCCAACTGCTGTCATGGTTGGTACCGGAGTTGGTGCATCTCAAGGTGTACTGATTAAAGGCGGCCAAGCTTTAGAAAGTGCACATAAGGTATAG